Genomic segment of Acinetobacter defluvii:
TCTTACCTTGTGTCGTATTGTTCTCTTGTTTATTAACCTTCCATTTGCCGTCTCTTGTTTCCGTTAAGTGGATCTGACGGCCAGAGATTTCATCAATCTTGAAGCCAGCTTTTGTCACCTTGTTACGTAGTACGTCCAAAGGCATCAAAGGTAGATCAGGGAACTTTTGAATCTTTTCTTTGATACGATCCAAAATGATTTTATACGGACTTACCACTGGATCGCCGTTTTCATTAAATGTCACTTCCGTACTGAGCTTCTTAACGAACGAGTTACCGTAGTTATCTTCAGCTTTCACCACATCGATGCGATCTAACATCACTTCAAGCAAGTCACGGAATTGTGGGAGTTCATCTAAAACAGAAATTTGACTTTGCAGATAGCTACCGCGCTTATCTTCAAGCTTAGTCAATTCCTTTTGAATATTTTTCGCTGCTTTTTCATCGCCAGCGTCACGGTTTTCTTTGATCATGAGTTTTTGAAGCTCATTTTCAAGAAATTCAATTTCTGACGATACCGACTTGAAGTTATTAAACGCTTTTTCTTTTTCAGGCGAATCAGCGGTAACGTCTTGCGCCGTATCTGCTTTTAAAATCGCTTCCATGCGACTTTGCATCAAAATGTTGAATAGACTCTCACCCGTATTTTCCAAACCAATCACGGGCTTTCTACCCTCATGTAATGCCTGAATCACAGCATCACTTGTAGAGTCAGTTTTCAATGCCAATAGGAATTGCTTTTGGATCTGGTACATTCGAGATCCAAAGTTCATCACACTCAAACTTAAACGGTTTTTCGGATCGTCTGAATCCTGATGAAAGTCTAAATTGGCAACAGCATCATCATCATTGGCAATGTTTTCTAGCGCATCGAGGCGAATATCTTTAGAAAATTTCACCATGTCCGTCAAGATGTCAGAAAGAACATCTGAGTAATTGTGAAATTTCTTAATTTCCTCTTCAGTTGGCACAAAGGTTTGAATGGTAATGTGCGAGAGATCTTGCTCTCTACGAATCATGGCAGAGCTGTCTACCAAACCTTCAGAAATAAACTCCAAAATTGGACCATCTGCATTTTCGATAACCTTTTGTAAGTCATTACGAGATACGGATCGAGGGAACAATTTATGGAAGAATTCAAGATTTTCAGGTTTCTTAATTGCCGATGCAGACTGGAAATTAATTAGATTGGTCTGATCAATAACATCTAAGAAAAATTGACTTGTAGCTGATTTCAAGGATGCTGCACGGTGCGTTTCATCCATCACCAAAACAGTGTCTTGATTAATAAAACGAGTCAATAACGCACGTTTCCGGTTTGGTCGGTTAAATTGGCTATACGTTGCCAATACCAAGTCATGTTGCGCTGGAATATCTTCAATTTCCTTAGGCAGATCTTGGCCAGTGAATAAAACCTCTTCAGTACCAAAGCGGTTAATCACAGCATCCGAGTTAAAGATAAACGGATCTTTAAAGAACTTGTCACTGTCTGTAGCAACAATATCACGCCAAATGTCGTTCAAGAGTTGCGTTGTATCTGTAAGGAAAACAGGGGGCTTTCCTCTTAACGCACTATATCGTAAACACGCAGCTGCAATACGACCTTTACCTAAACCCGTCTGGTCGCCAATAAGCACAGGTAAGTTTTGGTCAAAACGTAAAATGATATGGGCAACCGCATCGACCTGTTCACATGCAAAAGCGGACTTTAGTGCATCAAAATTGTCATATTGCAATTTCTTAGCGACATAGGCATCAACAAGAGTAGGGTAGTTACCATTATCGACTTCAGCTTGGAAATTGATACCCCCAAAACCTAATACATTTTGGATGTGTGTAGTCAATTGAGCATTTGCCTGATTAATCGCTTTAATCTGGTTTTTAGCCACTAAAGCAATTGGCTCAGATGCCATAGACATCGGTATATACTTAACTTGGTATATATTTTCCGGAGTTGGTTCTGTTGTGTTTTCAGCATTAGGAACAGGAACAATCGGCTGTAAATTTGATTGGTCAGATTCAACAGTCGGTTCTTCTTTTTGCTCAGTACCGATCGCTAATTCAGAATTTAACTTAGCAATCTCTTCAGCAGTTAAACCCGGTTCCTGTTTTACTTGCTCTACCGCTGGTTCTTCAGCTGGTGTTTGTTCAGGTGTTTCACCCTCATTGGTCGCCGTGGTATCACCTACTTGAAGATTAACGTCATCGTCAAGGTCTTCATCCTGATTTTGGTTCTCGTGCGGATTCTTTACCTCAGGCACGAAATCATTGTCATTTTCATTTTCAAACGTTGGTGTAGCTTCAGTTGGTGTAGGTACATCATCATCTGAACTGGTTGTTTGCGTACTAACTTCAACGGTTCCAAAGTCAAAAGAAACTTTATTCGGTTTTGATTTAGGTTTACGACCAAACATCGGTTTTGGTTTGACAGCTTCCTCTTGCTTAATCTCTTCTTCTTTAGCGACCACGACTTCATCAAACATAGTGACTGCAGACGTAGGCGTTACACTTGATGCAATATCTTCAAGTGGCGAAACAGGCTGTTCATCACCTAGACTGGCAAACAAATCGTCATTTTCTTTTTCAACAGGCTTAATCTCAACAACAGGTTCAACCACTGGTGCTTGTTGTGCTTGTTGCTCAACTGGAGTCGGAGTAGTTGGCTTGAAGTATAGATCCTTATTCGGATTCAAACGATTATAGATTACGTTATTAGCCCATCCCCAAAGTTCGTCATAGTCCGTAATGACTTTCAACTTATCTGGTACCACAGAAGATTGGTAAGTTTGTAGTAACGCTTGTTCGTTTTTACGATTGCCTACCACTAACATACGAACATTTTGATTAGCGCCGTTTCGTGCATATGCATTGCCGTGGATTTCTACAACCGCCTCAACTTCATAATGCTTATAGAGATAATTAAGTAAATTCTTTGATTTACGCTCAACCGTACCATCTGAAATCTGTTTATCTGAGCCAATAATGAAAACTGAACGCCCTTGATCGTTTCGTGCGTTTAGTGATTTAACCAGAATGGCATGGTCCAATTTATCCGTACTGAACCAGACGTTTTCTGATGGATCTACCAATAATGGGTTTGGATCTACGCCGTTACGCTGTTGAACCAAAATTGGTGCAACACGTTCTAGTTTATCCATAGCACCAAAAGGAGGGTTGGCAATCACATAGTCAACTTTTTGCTTAAACGTTTGCTCAAAATCAATTTGTGTAGCATCTGCAGTAACAACCGTGCATTCATAATTTTGAGTCAGTGCTTTTGTACGTTCAGCACGTTTGGGATCTAACTCAACCGCATAGACAGAAGCATTACGCTCTTGGGTTAATAAACCGATTAAAGATCCATTACCCACAGTTGGCTCGAGCACGGAAAAGTTTTGTTTTGTTCGGTTATCACCCTCAATCAATAAGCGCTGAGCCACAAGTGACATCGGGATTGGAGTCGAATATTGCTGTAACATACGAATCGTATTGTTTCGCATGGTCTTAGTCGGCATGCGATTGTATAACGCTAAACTCGTTTTAAATGAGCTCTCAGTAAAATCAAGCTCACCTAACTTTTCGACCATCACTGTTTCAAGCGCTTCTTCTGCAGTATGGATCTGTTTATCTGTTACCTTGGATACATCAACGTCAGCATTTTTGGCTTGCGTGATTAGAGCTAAAAACTTTAAAAAGTCCTGGTGATTATGGCTCTTTGTTTCATGTTCTAATTGATAGATATAGCCTCTTAAGCATTCTTTTAAATCTTTTTGCTTGGTCGCACGTAAGTACAGACTAGACGGCTGATCATTAGGACCTTCAGGTATTTGCGTACCTTGGGCATTCACGTAAAAACGGTTATGAGCTGAAGCATAGATTTTGTTGCCATCAGAGTTATAACCGAGTGGAGTTGCACTATTCAACGCAACGTTCAATCGTTGTGGCACCAATGTTTTTGCTTGGGCATTGAATAAATCATGCAATTCTTGGCGAGTCGCAAGCACACTACGGATAAATTCTTTTGGAATACCCAAAACTTCATGAAACAGTCTTGGTTTGATCGTTTCATTCAAATTGTATTGATACAAGTGACCGTCAAAGTGAGGATAAGCCTCAAACTTCATCGGTGTAAAACCAATGTTATTCAAATTTTCTTTAGATAGTTTTTTTTGAACGTCCAATAAAAGTAATTGGCTATCCGTCTGGCCAACACGCCGTACATCGAGATATACACCAGCTTGTGATAAGTCGATCCATTTAATTTTTTCGTTTAAATCATGAGTAGTCATAGCGAACCTGAAGAAGAATTATTTTATTTGATTAAAAAGTCATGTCGTTATAGACATCAGAAGTCGCAGCCTTTTCTTGGCTTTTCTTAACATCCATTTCTGGCTGTCTGACTTTCATCATTAACTCTTGTGGATCAGGTAAAAGATCGTGGTTGAAGTTCTTAGATAACGGACTATCGATTGAAGCTTTATGTTGCTGTACATGCTCTACCGTAATTTCTGAAAAGTTCAACGCATTCATACGGGTTTGAGTAAGTTCAACAGGCTCGATAAACGAGACAAAACAATTATTCGAGTTCCGTTGGTGTGGTTGAATAACAATAAACGCTTCAGCAAATTGCTGTTTTGCATGCGTCAATTTATTCATGGTCTGACGATCAACTTGACTTAAAAATTGAGGATTTAAGTCGTGCGGTTTTGGATTGCCGTAGTCATCGGTAAATTGATTCACTAGGGGAGGTGCACCAACACCACGAACACCCTCACCAGTACGTAAATCTATTTCTGGATCTACCTTGCGAAAACCAGCGTGAGGCGTTTTATTGTTGAAAAATTTCTTTAAGAACGTGTCTTTGTAAAGCGCACCTAGTTGTAGTTGTTGGCCATGATAAACCTCAGGCAGTAATTTTTGACTCACCAAGCCAGCGTAAAGACGTTTTAAATTTTGATTTTTTTCTTTGTCTACATCTTCATTGTAGAACACTTTAATTTGTCGATCGCCAAGTAATGCAAACAGGGCAATACGGGCCTGGTCCATAACATAAACGTTCTGAGCCTGTTTATCGAACTGGTCTTTTTCATGCTGGTTGGATGGTACAAAATTTGGATCAAAAGTTGCGGTGTGAAAGTCATTGCCGTTCAAAATATCTTTGATACTTTCAATCGGATCTTTAGCAACCCGATAAGACTTTTTAGTTTTATCAATACCGCCACGTTGCATCAACGGATCTGGCTTAGCGAATTGCTTAACACTTTCACGATCAGCACTGTCATAGGTTGGAATCAATGGGATTGTAGTTAATACAGAACCAGACTCATAGCGCACAACAATTTTTGAAAATGGAATGCGCTCAGGTTGGTTGTCAGTACTATTCGATAAAGATTTAACAAGAAGCTGTAAATTATTTTTAATAATAGCGTTATGAAGTGCTGGAGAATTAATTTTTACATTGGGCACTTGCATATGTGCTGCATCTTCAATGATTTGAGCTTTAACAAAGAAATCGCCGTTTTTTTGTTGATGCACATTGATAGAAGTGACTGCTTTGATTAATTGTGAATTCGGGTTGTTACTCATTACGTTGCACCACTGAGCAACATAAGTTTTATAACCGTCAAGAGATTCGTAGGGTGAGTCAACACATTTGTCAAAACAGATAATTCGACCACGGTTAGCACCGCGATTATGTGTGTCTAATGAAGTACGTTGGTTACGTCCAGAATCAAATTTTGCGTGGACTTCATCTACTGAAACATTCTCAGTATGATGCTTGTTGAGTTTATTAATGATCTTCGTGAATTCTTCAGATGAACTCATTCGTATGCGAACTGGTTCATTGGTAGACATATCAAAGCCGTATGCATACAGCTCGTCTTGTTCATCATGTTTGTAAAATTGATCTACAGTCATGACGATACGTTTAATCGTATTATCACTTTTACTCATTTCTTAAATTCCACGCTTTATATTTTTGATTGCTGGTCATTGACTCAAGCTATTTATAAAATACTACAAAACCTCATTGGTATATACTAAGGAGGCAAATAAAAAATTAAAAAATATATTAAAAAGTTTAAGAGTAAATTTTTAAAAAGAAATTTTTTGTTTATTATCTTTCTAATTAAGGGAAGTTAATTAGGGACATTTTTTATGCTTATTTTTCATGATATTACAGGATTAGTACGGAAAAACACAAATGGTACGAGCGAAAATCAAATTCATTTGAGCGCAAATTGAATTTGAATTTTTAGAAAATAAGGCGTTTTTAGCTGGTTTTTGATGTTTTTATCCACTTTCCTATTAAATTCTATCCACAAATTAAGTTCTTGTATATTAGAATGAATTTAAAAATATGAGTAAAATATTGTTCATTTTTTAGCTTTTTGCAATATTGGAAATTTGCAAACTAGCAAGTGTTGTAAGTCGCTGTTTATAATAAAATTAAATAGAATAAAAAATACTTCCAGCGCAAATTAAATTCATTTGAGCGCAAATTAAATTCAAAACGTTGCGGATAACTTCTCCAATTTCCTGAGAGCCTTGATAATAAAGACTTTCAGATTTTATGAGGAATAGCCCTTATATATGACCCAACGATCGCTATTTAGCTTGTTTTACGACAAATCAATAACTTACGCCATTAGGACGGAAGAAAGTTTACAACCCATTTATAAAAAACTTTCGCTGAGTTCAGACTATAACAGAAAATCAATGAGTTACGCCATTAGGACGGAAGAAAGTTTACATCCACTTATAAAAAACTTTCGCTCGTATTTTGACACAACTATAAATCAATAACTTACGTCATTAGGACGGAAGAAAGTTTACAACCCATTTATAAAAAACTTTCGCTGGAAGTTAGGTACAGCCAAAAAGTTATAACCTAACCTTAAAACATACTAAACATACTATCTATGATAGTTGAGCTATTGGATCTGGACAAAAAAGTAAAATCAATAACTTACGCTATTAGGACGGAAGAAAGTTTACAACCCATTTATAAAAAACTTTCGCTCGTATTTTGGCACCACTATAAATCAACAACTTACATCATTAGGACGGAAGAAAGTTTACACCCACTTATAAAAAACTTTCGCTCGAAATTTGCCAGCAATATAAATCAACAACTTACATCATTAGGACGGAAGAAAGTTTACAACCCATTTATAAAAAACTTTCGCTCGAAATTTGCCAGCACTATAAATCAACAACTTACATCATTAGGACGGAAGAAAGTTTACAACCCATTTATAAAAAAGTTTCGCTCGAAATTTGCCAGCACTATAAATCAACAACTTACATCATTAGGACGGAAGAAAGTTTACAACCCATTTATAAAAAAGTTTCGCTCGTATTTTGGCACCACTATAAAACAATAACTTACGTCATTAGGACGGAAGAAAGTTTACAAACCATTTATAAAAAAGTTTCGCTGGGTGCCTATCTTGAGCACATATTTATTTGATCAAGTATTACATTGGTTAACTTACATTGTAATTGTGAATATTACTCATATAAGGCACTGTTTTTCATAGTCTTATTTATTAAGAAATTACTGTTAAAAATGCTTTTAATCGTAGTCTAATTAACGAATTGATGCTATAATGTCTACTCAGAATGCCTATGGGAATTCGAGATATGCAATATCAATCATTTAGTCTTAGACATCAAAAAATACTCATTGACTTCAATGTGTTTAGCTCTGGCTCGTCTGATATTTTGCTAAAAGGTGTTTTATCTGCCGAATTGCTTATTCTAGTTGATAATTTAAATGCATTTTATTCTGCAGAAGACGGTAGATACGTTGTATCAGCTGAAAAAGTTAACCACGTTACAGGTCTAGATTTTAATAAGAAAACTATCAACCAGATCATGCGTGAAGCTTGTGATTTATCATTTATGATTGATACAGATGCGAAGCAAGCTGCAGCACCTATGATTGACGAAATTCAAATCTTATCAAGTGGCGATATTACTTTTAAACTCACTAAAAGCTTTGATTTTTTTAGAAATTCTCTTAGTTTTAAAAGCATATATGAGAAGCTACCATACAGGTTCACTACTTCTAAACTAGAGTTACCGCAGATCGGTCAACAAATAATGTTAATTGCGTAATTAAGCCTCTGACGAGGCTTTTTTATTGTCTAAAATTTAGTTAGTATATACACAGCTTTAAAGCGAAAAGACTACAACGTTAGTTGGGTTGCAAATATATTTTTATTTTTATTTTTTAATTCAATCTCAGGCAATGTACGTTGTACGTTGTCTAAAGTGGAGCAGTTATGCAAGATTCTTCACAAGTCTGCATAAGTAAAGGAATTTCAGAAGATGAAATTTTTGGACTATCGCAGTCAATCAAAGACTCAATTATTAATGCCGAAACAAAAACCATGGATCTCTTGGGTTACGGCAACAAAATCAGTAATTTCATAGTCGAATGTTATCTAGATATTCCAGTTGTTGATCAATTCATTTTTTACTTAATGTTGGTGAATGCCAAAAATAAGTATGCACATCAGCTGCAGCGCGTTATCGCTGAAAAACCTGAATTATCCCAAATTGAAGCATTACAACTAGCGAACAACTTTGTTCTGAATTTTGAATACATCCGTCAAATTCTTTTATTCAAAAATAAAGCTAATTACCTTAGCAATGGCCGTATCAAATCTTTGGCATGGAATACGCTAAATAGTGTTGGTAAAGTGATGCTACCAATGAGCTCTTTACGCCAAATGGACAGCGAACCATTTTCAAGAAATGACGTAGACAGCGTAACTCATAAAAGAATGTTTGCCAGTACGGGCTATTTTGAATTAGATAACAATGCGTTTATTTGCTATCAGCTTGAAGAAACGTTGATTGCCAATCTATCTGAATTAGATTTTGATAAAAAGGGGCGCTACACAGTTCTCGACACTTTAACGGTTCTTGGATTTAAGGACCGTTTTGATCTTTATATGTATAACTTGATGAAGATCAATGAGTTTCGTGGCGAAGTGGTTATTCCTTACATTGACTTCAAAGCATTAACCGAGTTTTCAGTAGAATTTAAATACAAAGCAAGTGATTTTTACCGTAAACGACTTCTTGTTTCATTAGAAAGACTGAATAACAATCCATCTATTGAATTATTTATTTCTGTTAAGTATGAACCATGCAATAAGCGTACACCAGATCGTGACAATTTTTGCAATTATCGTTTTCAGATTCAGTTGAAGTCCAACTATCGTAAAGCGCTTAATACATTAAATGAAATGTGTGCAAAGGTTCAGGATGAACAGGGCAATGAGCTTAAAATCAGTAATGCGCTCTTCACTTCAGCAATTCGATTGAATAATGGTGAACCTGAAAAAGTAATAGAACTTGTTAAGGATCGTTTAGCTGCTTATACAACTAAGAATGGACCATCATATTTAGCTAAAAATCTTAATTTGGTTGCGTCTTATGTTACGCGAGCTCTAGAAGATCTATATAAAAGTAATCACTTCTTTGAAAGATTCCTAAACGATATGAAGCAAGCAGATAATTTACTTTATCTGAGAAATCGTGATAAGAAAGTTGAGATCGAAAACAAAAGTGCATCTACTTTCTCAAGCGAATTCATTAATATTCGCGACAAAGTTGATGTTACCACTTGTGAAATTCTTACAAACGCTGAGTACATTTCAAAGAAAACGGAAGCTACTGTAATTATTGATTATGCTTTCATACGTAATTCTATTTTTATTACACATCCTCATTTGCGCCACCAGCGAAATGCAGACGAGAAAAAATACATAGATCTCGTGTGTGAAAGCACAAAGCTTTGCCAAATATTCTTTGGTACGGGTAATGAAAATAAAAAAACGTTAACTCAAAACTATTTAACAGAACTCCTGTTTGAACATTTTTTTGATGATAATTTCCACTTGAACTCAGATGTATTAAAGAATCTTCTAAAAAAAGATAAGGACTATTGGGTACAAGAAAAGCAAAAGACATTTATGCGGTTGTGGAAACTTGCAAATGAGTTCAGTTTAAAAGCTATTAGTCCAGCGAACTACAACGGTAAAGAGAGTTCAGACAATGAATAATAAACTTTATTTATGTGCAATTTTTACGGCTACTATATTGAGTAGTAGTGCAAATGCCGATTTTAGTGATTGGTATAAAAAAGCAACTTCAAATGAAGATTCAACTCAGCAAGTGCCAGCTCAACAACAGCAAGCACCTGGTCAAATTCAACAGCAAGCACCAGTTCAGGTTCAGCAACAGCCGATACAGCAAAGACAATATAATTCTAATCGGAACACCACAGCTACGCGTTACCAAAACAATAATGCAAATGTCACTGGTGATTCTGGCCTTGAAGCACGAATGAATAACTTGAATTCGACCATTGAGAATCTAAACAAGTCATCAAAAAGTGGTGACAACCTCACGAATAACTATCTAAATATTGTTCAATTCATAGTGATAAACGAAGAAACACGTAAATTGGATGGTAAAGACAATACATCACTGATCAATAACATGTTGGCTGGTATTGTGAGTTGTCAGAATAAATACAAAGTCGATGTTATACAAAAAGTGAATAATCAACTCCCAAGAGATGTTGCTAACACCGTACAACGGTATTTAAGCCAGAATGGACGCTCTATTGGTGCAAACGGCAACTGTTTATACTAATTAAACCCCCTTTTAAAACCGTCCTTAAAAGGCGGTTTTTTTTATTCTTAAAACATACCTATTTATTTTAAAACCACATTCTATATACTACTAACAGTTTAATGAATATTAATGTGGGTTTTATCATGATCAGTTCTAAAACAATATATGAACTATATCGATTGCTGAATCAATCCGAAGTACAAGAATTAAAATCATCTATAACTGAGACTTTTGGTGCAGATGTGGAAAGTGAAGTTGATAAAAGCCCGGTCTTACAGCAAAAGATCAATTATTTTATTTATCAATATATACATCTCAAGCATCCAGAAAGAACAGACAAGATCTTATTCGATGCAAATGAGTCGGCTCACGAGGTTGTAAAAACAGAACACCTTAAAA
This window contains:
- a CDS encoding strawberry notch C-terminal domain-containing protein → MTTHDLNEKIKWIDLSQAGVYLDVRRVGQTDSQLLLLDVQKKLSKENLNNIGFTPMKFEAYPHFDGHLYQYNLNETIKPRLFHEVLGIPKEFIRSVLATRQELHDLFNAQAKTLVPQRLNVALNSATPLGYNSDGNKIYASAHNRFYVNAQGTQIPEGPNDQPSSLYLRATKQKDLKECLRGYIYQLEHETKSHNHQDFLKFLALITQAKNADVDVSKVTDKQIHTAEEALETVMVEKLGELDFTESSFKTSLALYNRMPTKTMRNNTIRMLQQYSTPIPMSLVAQRLLIEGDNRTKQNFSVLEPTVGNGSLIGLLTQERNASVYAVELDPKRAERTKALTQNYECTVVTADATQIDFEQTFKQKVDYVIANPPFGAMDKLERVAPILVQQRNGVDPNPLLVDPSENVWFSTDKLDHAILVKSLNARNDQGRSVFIIGSDKQISDGTVERKSKNLLNYLYKHYEVEAVVEIHGNAYARNGANQNVRMLVVGNRKNEQALLQTYQSSVVPDKLKVITDYDELWGWANNVIYNRLNPNKDLYFKPTTPTPVEQQAQQAPVVEPVVEIKPVEKENDDLFASLGDEQPVSPLEDIASSVTPTSAVTMFDEVVVAKEEEIKQEEAVKPKPMFGRKPKSKPNKVSFDFGTVEVSTQTTSSDDDVPTPTEATPTFENENDNDFVPEVKNPHENQNQDEDLDDDVNLQVGDTTATNEGETPEQTPAEEPAVEQVKQEPGLTAEEIAKLNSELAIGTEQKEEPTVESDQSNLQPIVPVPNAENTTEPTPENIYQVKYIPMSMASEPIALVAKNQIKAINQANAQLTTHIQNVLGFGGINFQAEVDNGNYPTLVDAYVAKKLQYDNFDALKSAFACEQVDAVAHIILRFDQNLPVLIGDQTGLGKGRIAAACLRYSALRGKPPVFLTDTTQLLNDIWRDIVATDSDKFFKDPFIFNSDAVINRFGTEEVLFTGQDLPKEIEDIPAQHDLVLATYSQFNRPNRKRALLTRFINQDTVLVMDETHRAASLKSATSQFFLDVIDQTNLINFQSASAIKKPENLEFFHKLFPRSVSRNDLQKVIENADGPILEFISEGLVDSSAMIRREQDLSHITIQTFVPTEEEIKKFHNYSDVLSDILTDMVKFSKDIRLDALENIANDDDAVANLDFHQDSDDPKNRLSLSVMNFGSRMYQIQKQFLLALKTDSTSDAVIQALHEGRKPVIGLENTGESLFNILMQSRMEAILKADTAQDVTADSPEKEKAFNNFKSVSSEIEFLENELQKLMIKENRDAGDEKAAKNIQKELTKLEDKRGSYLQSQISVLDELPQFRDLLEVMLDRIDVVKAEDNYGNSFVKKLSTEVTFNENGDPVVSPYKIILDRIKEKIQKFPDLPLMPLDVLRNKVTKAGFKIDEISGRQIHLTETRDGKWKVNKQENNTTQGKILVQSKFQSGEIDVVIVTRSGCTGISLHAAKNPDPTIPSDHLRQRELFFLQKPENSTDTIQMIGRVGRRGEESHPIMTTVDSGIPAETRMHLMMMRKLSTLSANVSANSETKFNENDYPDMLNYIGNRVSLDYLKNNVNLANTLDIDISDDEKGPSYRTAQNYHVNQLLSKLILMPISQQEQVYQDLVVDYNDKIRELDLLGRNPLKTNFLDWKAKKVREFEVKDNFFTVTSETEAAKINTFDLPVRFEGLQYIEHVEPLRADNLKLMFKESDDYLVRQFKRINENINETVHGLLHYAYNFEALMYQKYEGFAKQKLFFKSGQMRGEVIRDYRHEVFDHFGVVEANVKHIDDIQFRKPDDHSADAFEKVAEAVYLANDPILTSNFDRMYRIVQDLKFLARSMERNEKEGHSAHGLLFLISKPSLFDDEVTPDHKTGALLRLDLPPLRGGAITPNAVKLDLVYPGDKKSFKVPLINYTMQNAKQDLDWVAPVSEKGRIILKRFNPEFYSYADVNRRHVEDRQPLVNLFTEQNNYSRYTRTYFEKAPSGDVTRQAITLTGNMFKAHKIVSSLDLRHSTVIFTDADGMRNRALLLPSNTPTDLFESSLENQVTFKQVKEIANFFNQLPVNIDFNRNNYVGTKVNFPYKKASIEFYYNGSDCFNVTVKSVAKQFNRFMSNTNVFHDPKGGKTDESLNIHFTEPGRNEFRFALDLKDVERFVDELDSTTKIEAAFLDLKSKLPDGNGYFLNEINRMLNPPEEPAYKAELHEGKTLDNDQEIQQLSF